A window of Apium graveolens cultivar Ventura chromosome 8, ASM990537v1, whole genome shotgun sequence contains these coding sequences:
- the LOC141678554 gene encoding uncharacterized protein LOC141678554 isoform X1: MEEVIQVIAACLRLMKWRLRPPCLRRLQTDILALCSGMRAVIMVDYGGKMPELKHQLCAFIRLCHKESSIFKHLRVMVIDDMIYLIHVQGLAQLVKSTFNSEVELHFVDIEQDPPKVIYFLPMSFQMITKTENSSLGNELIAIQELFALAFPDDAADRDYLHCQTTDTVTTSESSTITSEFIDLSSCMQDTLVTVPTLNGWLLGYPVVYLFRRECISDAIYNLSTQSLRIYRVLVTRNETSMKGSQQEELMSFSVPYDLSVEGSDEAWATTFMATMQAKLDKSGQFWGSMKLEVSSCYPQSVVL, encoded by the exons ATGGAGGAAGTGATACAAGTGATTGCAGCTTGTCTCCGTTTGATGAAATGGCGGCTTAGACCCCCTTGTTTGCGCCGTCTTCAAACTG ATATACTGGCCTTGTGTTCCGGGATGAGGGCAGTTATAATGGTGGACTATGGTGGAAAGATGCCTGAGCTTAAACATCAACTCTGTGCCTTTATTAGGCTTTGTCACAAG GAGTCTTCAATATTTAAGCATCTAAGAGTCATGGTTATAGATGATATGATATACTTAATACATGTTCAAGGGCTGGCACAGCTTGTTAAGTCAACGTTCAACTCAGaagtggaattacattttgtcgACATTGAACAGGATCCTCCAAAG GTGATTTATTTCCTCCCAATGTCATTCCAGATGATAACAAAAACTGAAAATAGCTCTCTAGGAAATGAGCTTATAGCAATTCAGGAGTTGTTTGCTTTGGCTTTTCCTGATGATGCAGCAGACCGTGATTACTTGCACTGTCAGACAACAGATACAGTGACTACATCTGAATCATCCACTATTACCTCTGAATTTATTGATCTCAGTAGCTGTATGCAGGATACGCTTGTCACGGTGCCAACCCTGAATGG ATGGCTTCTTGGTTACCCTGTGGTGTATTTGTTCAGAAGGGAGTGTATTTCAGATGCTATATACAATCTTTCAACACAATCTCTGCGTATTTACAGAGTCTTGGTCACCAG GAATGAAACCTCTATGAAAGGATCTCAGCAAGAAGAACTAATGAG TTTCTCAGTGCCTTACGACCTCAGTGTTGAAGGAAGCGATGAAGCATGGGCAACTACGTTTATGGCTACAATGCAGGCAAAGTTGGACAAATCTGGGCAATTTTGGGGATCAATGAAGCTGGAGGTTAGTAGCTGTTATCCGCAATCAGTTGTGCTATAG
- the LOC141678554 gene encoding uncharacterized protein LOC141678554 isoform X3, giving the protein MEEVIQVIAACLRLMKWRLRPPCLRRLQTDILALCSGMRAVIMVDYGGKMPELKHQLCAFIRLCHKESSIFKHLRVMVIDDMIYLIHVQGLAQLVKSTFNSEVELHFVDIEQDPPKVIYFLPMSFQMITKTENSSLGNELIAIQELFALAFPDDAADRDYLHCQTTDTVTTSESSTITSEFIDLSSCMQDTLVTVPTLNGNETSMKGSQQEELMSFSVPYDLSVEGSDEAWATTFMATMQAKLDKSGQFWGSMKLEVSSCYPQSVVL; this is encoded by the exons ATGGAGGAAGTGATACAAGTGATTGCAGCTTGTCTCCGTTTGATGAAATGGCGGCTTAGACCCCCTTGTTTGCGCCGTCTTCAAACTG ATATACTGGCCTTGTGTTCCGGGATGAGGGCAGTTATAATGGTGGACTATGGTGGAAAGATGCCTGAGCTTAAACATCAACTCTGTGCCTTTATTAGGCTTTGTCACAAG GAGTCTTCAATATTTAAGCATCTAAGAGTCATGGTTATAGATGATATGATATACTTAATACATGTTCAAGGGCTGGCACAGCTTGTTAAGTCAACGTTCAACTCAGaagtggaattacattttgtcgACATTGAACAGGATCCTCCAAAG GTGATTTATTTCCTCCCAATGTCATTCCAGATGATAACAAAAACTGAAAATAGCTCTCTAGGAAATGAGCTTATAGCAATTCAGGAGTTGTTTGCTTTGGCTTTTCCTGATGATGCAGCAGACCGTGATTACTTGCACTGTCAGACAACAGATACAGTGACTACATCTGAATCATCCACTATTACCTCTGAATTTATTGATCTCAGTAGCTGTATGCAGGATACGCTTGTCACGGTGCCAACCCTGAATGG GAATGAAACCTCTATGAAAGGATCTCAGCAAGAAGAACTAATGAG TTTCTCAGTGCCTTACGACCTCAGTGTTGAAGGAAGCGATGAAGCATGGGCAACTACGTTTATGGCTACAATGCAGGCAAAGTTGGACAAATCTGGGCAATTTTGGGGATCAATGAAGCTGGAGGTTAGTAGCTGTTATCCGCAATCAGTTGTGCTATAG
- the LOC141678554 gene encoding uncharacterized protein LOC141678554 isoform X2 yields the protein MEEVIQVIAACLRLMKWRLRPPCLRRLQTDILALCSGMRAVIMVDYGGKMPELKHQLCAFIRLCHKESSIFKHLRVMVIDDMIYLIHVQGLAQLVKSTFNSEVELHFVDIEQDPPKMITKTENSSLGNELIAIQELFALAFPDDAADRDYLHCQTTDTVTTSESSTITSEFIDLSSCMQDTLVTVPTLNGWLLGYPVVYLFRRECISDAIYNLSTQSLRIYRVLVTRNETSMKGSQQEELMSFSVPYDLSVEGSDEAWATTFMATMQAKLDKSGQFWGSMKLEVSSCYPQSVVL from the exons ATGGAGGAAGTGATACAAGTGATTGCAGCTTGTCTCCGTTTGATGAAATGGCGGCTTAGACCCCCTTGTTTGCGCCGTCTTCAAACTG ATATACTGGCCTTGTGTTCCGGGATGAGGGCAGTTATAATGGTGGACTATGGTGGAAAGATGCCTGAGCTTAAACATCAACTCTGTGCCTTTATTAGGCTTTGTCACAAG GAGTCTTCAATATTTAAGCATCTAAGAGTCATGGTTATAGATGATATGATATACTTAATACATGTTCAAGGGCTGGCACAGCTTGTTAAGTCAACGTTCAACTCAGaagtggaattacattttgtcgACATTGAACAGGATCCTCCAAAG ATGATAACAAAAACTGAAAATAGCTCTCTAGGAAATGAGCTTATAGCAATTCAGGAGTTGTTTGCTTTGGCTTTTCCTGATGATGCAGCAGACCGTGATTACTTGCACTGTCAGACAACAGATACAGTGACTACATCTGAATCATCCACTATTACCTCTGAATTTATTGATCTCAGTAGCTGTATGCAGGATACGCTTGTCACGGTGCCAACCCTGAATGG ATGGCTTCTTGGTTACCCTGTGGTGTATTTGTTCAGAAGGGAGTGTATTTCAGATGCTATATACAATCTTTCAACACAATCTCTGCGTATTTACAGAGTCTTGGTCACCAG GAATGAAACCTCTATGAAAGGATCTCAGCAAGAAGAACTAATGAG TTTCTCAGTGCCTTACGACCTCAGTGTTGAAGGAAGCGATGAAGCATGGGCAACTACGTTTATGGCTACAATGCAGGCAAAGTTGGACAAATCTGGGCAATTTTGGGGATCAATGAAGCTGGAGGTTAGTAGCTGTTATCCGCAATCAGTTGTGCTATAG
- the LOC141677417 gene encoding fructokinase-2 — translation MAASKGGDLIVSFGEMLIDFVPTESGVSLAEAPGFLKAPGGAPANVAIAVTRLGGKAAFVGKLGDDEFGHMLAGILKQNGVSVEGIKFDQGARTALAFVTLRADGEREFMFYRNPSADMLLTPDELNLDLIRSAKVFHYGSISLIVEPCRSAHLKAMEVAKEAGCLLSYDPNLRLPLWPSAKDARDKIMSIWDKADVIKVSDNELEFLTGKEVSDEAALSLWHPNLKLLLVTLGEDGCKYYSKSFQGKIAGFHVKTIDTTGAGDSFIGALLCKMVQDQSIITDEAKLKEVLKFACACGAITTTKKGAIPALPTESEAQTLLKSN, via the exons ATGGCTGCCAGCAAAGGAGGTGATCTGATCGTTAGCTTCGGGGAGATGCTGATCGACTTTGTGCCAACAGAATCGGGGGTGTCTCTGGCGGAAGCACCGGGATTCCTGAAAGCTCCGGGAGGCGCACCGGCGAACGTGGCGATCGCGGTGACTAGGCTCGGAGGAAAGGCGGCGTTCGTCGGAAAACTAGGAGACGATGAGTTCGGTCACATGCTGGCCGGAATACTGAAGCAGAATGGAGTGAGTGTTGAAGGAATAAAGTTTGATCAAGGTGCTAGAACAGCTTTGGCATTCGTGACACTACGCGCCGATGGAGAGCGTGAGTTTATGTTTTATAGGAATCCAAGTGCTGATATGTTGTTGACTCCTGATGAGTTGAATCTCGACCTCATTAGATCT GCTAAAGTTTTTCATTATGGGTCCATTAGTTTGATTGTGGAGCCATGCAGATCAGCGCATTTGAAGGCAATGGAGGTGGCAAAGGAAGCGGGTTGCTTGCTTTCTTATGACCCAAACCTTCGCCTACCACTGTGGCCATCAGCTAAGGACGCACGTGACAAGATAATGAGCATATGGGATAAGGCTGATGTCATCAAGGTCAGCGACAACGAGTTGGAATTTCTCACCGGCAAGGAGGTCAGTGACGAGGCAGCCTTATCCTTGTGGCATCCTAATTTGAAGCTTCTTCTAGTCACCCTTGGAGAAGACGGCTGCAAGTACTATTCCAAG AGTTTCCAAGGAAAAATTGCCGGTTTCCATGTCAAAACTATTGATACAACTGGTGCTGGAGACTCCTTCATCGGTGCCCTTTTATGTAAGATGGTTCAGGATCAATCCATAATCACG GATGAAGCAAAGCTGAAGGAAGTTCTTAAATTTGCATGTGCATGTGGAGCAATCACAACCACCAAGAAAGGAGCAATCCCAGCCCTGCCCACAGAATCTGAAGCCCAGACACTTCTCAAGAGCAATTAG